From the genome of Magnolia sinica isolate HGM2019 unplaced genomic scaffold, MsV1 ctg392, whole genome shotgun sequence, one region includes:
- the LOC131236333 gene encoding CSC1-like protein RXW8, which translates to MMIFSTVEGCTSRSARKVSTCCKVLYFMIWNVFFVNVLSGSVISQLDVISNPKEIPTLLAKAVPRQATFFITYVLTSGWVSMCSEIMQVFAVVYSLFMRFVLRRADDPDWIISFPYHTEVPRVLLFGLLGFTCSILAPLILPFLLVYFLLGYVVYRNQILNVYRRKYETAGQYWPIMHNTMIFSLVLMQIVAIGVFGMKESTVASGFTLILVMLTLLFNEYCRQRFRPIFNGYAAQDLIEMDRNDEQHGCMEDIHGRVLSAYCQPYVCEGEDLKPEVGETSQHLQDNLVHPTVGGFPMSSMQGAATWLSMLITLQERNATK; encoded by the exons ATGATGATATTTTCAACAGTGGAAGGGTGCACATCTCGGAGTGCAAGGAAAGTGAGCACATGCTGCAAGGTCTTGTACTTCATGATCTGGAACGTATTCTTTGTCAATGTTTTATCTGGATCAGTCATTAGTCAGCTGGATGTCATTTCTAATCCAAAAGAAATACCCACCCTACTTGCTAAAGCCGTACCAAGGCAG GCAACTTTCTTCATCACTTATGTTTTGACATCTGGTTGGGTTAGTATGTGCTCTGAAATCATGCAAGTGTTTGCTGTTGTCTATAGCTTGTTCATGAGATTTGTTCTCAGACGCGCCGACGATCCAGATTGGATCATATCTTTTCCATACCATACGGAAGTTCCAAGAGTGCTATTGTTTGGACTCCTTGGTTTCACCTGTTCCATTTTGGCACCTTTAATTTTGCCATTCTTGCTGGTGTACTTTCTTCTTGGCTATGTTGTGTACCGTAACCAG ATACTCAATGTTTACCGTCGAAAATACGAGACAGCAGGGCAGTATTGGCCTATCATGCACAACACGATGATTTTCTCGTTGGTGTTGATGCAGATAGTAGCCATTGGGGTGTTTGGGATGAAAGAATCTACAGTAGCGTCTGGCTTCACCTTGATACTGGTGATGTTGACGCTCCTTTTCAACGAATATTGCCGGCAGCGTTTTCGTCCCATATTTAATGGTTATGCTGCACAG GATCTTATTGAGATGGACAGAAATGATGAACAGCATGGGTGTATGGAAGATATACATGGGCGGGTTCTCTCAGCCTACTGTCAACCTTATGTATGTGAAGGTGAGGATTTAAAGCCCGAAGTGGGTGAGACTAGCCAGCATTTGCAGGACAATCTGGTTCACCCGACAGTGGGTGGGTTCCCAATGTCTAGTATGCAAGGAGCGGCTACATGGCTATCTATGCTGATAACATTGCAAGAGAGAAATGCGACCAAGTAA
- the LOC131236334 gene encoding mannose-1-phosphate guanylyltransferase 1-like produces MVISNDETRLVEDMKKGYLQSFVMPKHNATIYLFNLSILETPIVIFLNSLEDVLRDLVKKQERYSIVADATWIDFKAKIGNVIIKKLGGIEEHPYKVVNDVLIDKTATIGADCYIGPCVVIGLNYVVENNVRLKNCMLMNGVTIKPAPFVKDSIIGSGSVVGRTARIGHACLNELPSVLLKTFLLLRLDYLNRTHRKRWDDPCHRIGVIQFKRKIFQLVD; encoded by the coding sequence ATGGTGATTTCAAATGATGAAACAAGATTAGTTGAAGATATGAAGAAGGGATACCTCCAATCTTTTGTTATGCCCAAACATAATGCTACGATCTATCTTTTTAACCTATCAATCTTGGAGACACCAATTGTAATCTTCTTAAATTCTCTGGAAGATGTCCTACGTGACTTAGTTAAAAAACAAGAACGATATTCCATAGTCGCTGATGCAACGTGGATAGATTTTAAAGCTAAGATCGGGAATGTTATTATTAAGAAATTGGGAGGAATAGAGGAGCATCCTTACAAGGTGGTTAATGATGTTCTCATCGATAAAACTGCAACTATTGGCGCTGATTGTTATATTGGCCCATGTGTCGTGATCGGTCTGAATTATGTAGTTGAAAACAACGTTAGATTGAAGAACTGTATGCTGATGAATGGTGTTACTATTAAGCCGGCTCCGTTTGTGAAGGATTCAATTATTGGGTCCGGCTCGGTGGTGGGTCGGACGGCCCGGATTGGACATGCATGCCTGAATGAGTTGCCAAGCGTGTTACTGAAGACCTTTTTGTTACTACGGTTGGATTATCTAAACCGTACACATAGAAAACGATGGGATGATCCTTGCCATAGGATCGGTGTCATTCAATTtaaaaggaaaattttccaaTTGGTTGATTAA